A window of Firmicutes bacterium CAG:345 contains these coding sequences:
- a CDS encoding cold-shock DNA-binding domain protein (product inferred by homology to UniProt) — protein MIGKVKWFNAQKGFGFINHENDEKDIFVHYSQIQDTGYRTLNEGEKVEFDLVSTERGEQARHVVKID, from the coding sequence ATGATAGGAAAAGTTAAATGGTTCAATGCACAAAAGGGCTTTGGTTTTATCAACCATGAAAATGATGAAAAGGATATTTTTGTACATTACTCTCAAATTCAAGACACTGGATATAGAACTTTAAATGAAGGTGAAAAAGTTGAATTTGATTTGGTTTCCACAGAACGTGGTGAACAAGCTAGACATGTAGTTAAAATAGATTAA